The Salmo trutta chromosome 27, fSalTru1.1, whole genome shotgun sequence genome includes the window CTAATGCCAGTGTGTGAAACTTGCTAACAATTGTTTGTGCTATGAATATAAAACTAAATAAATACTGCACTCACAATTTCTTTGCTAGAGTCATGATAGTGTTAGACAAAGCAAGGACAATGAACTTCAAAACGTGATGTAACATTAGTTTTATTGGAATTTGCAGCTGTTGGTAAGTAATGAATCTGACTATTGGGTTATATAGTTGGTAAGTAGTGAGTGTGATTATTGggttatatatatacagtaccagtcaaaagtttagacaccacctcattccagggtttttctttatttttactattttctacattgtagaataatagtgaagacatcaaaacgatgaaataacacatatgaaatcatgtagtaaccaaaaaagtgttaaacaaatcaaaatatagtttatatttgagattcttcaaagtagccacccttgccttgatgacagctttgcacactcttggcattctctcaaccagctttatgaggtagtcacctggaatgcatttcaattaacaggtgtgcctttttaaaagttaacttgtggaatttctttccttaatgcatttgagcaaatccgttgtgttgtgacaagctagtgatggtatacagaagatagtccatattatggcaagaacagctcaaataagcaaagagaaatgacagtccatcattactttaagacatgaaggtcagtcaaaccagaaaatttgaagaactttgaaagtttcttcaagtgcagtcgcaaaaaccatcaagcgctatgatgaaactggctctcatgaggaccaccatgggaaaggaagacccagagttacctctactgcagaggataagttaattagagttacctgcACCGCAGATTAAAGCCCAAATAaaggcttcacagagttcaaataacatcaactgttcagaggaaactgtgtgaatcaggccttaatggtcaaattgctgcaaagaaaccactactaaaggacaccaataaaaataagatacttgcttgggccaagaaacacaagcaatggacattagaccggtggaaatctgtcctttggtgtaatgagtccaaatttgagatatttggttccaatcgccgtgtctttgtgagccgcagagtaggtgaacagattatctccgcatgtgtggttcccaccgagaAGCCTAGAGGAgtagatgtgatggtgtgggggtgctttgttgctgacactgtcagtgatttatttagaattcaaggcactcttaaccagcatggctaccacagcattctgcagcgatacaccatcccatctggtttgggcttagtgggacttttattgtttttcaacaggacaatgacccaacacacctccaggcagtgttatggctatttgaccaagaaggatagtgatggagtgctgcatcagatgacctggcctccacaatcactcgacctcaacccaattgagatggtttgggatgagttagaccacagagtgaaggaaaagcagccaacaagtgctcagcatatgtgggaactccttcaagactgttggaaacgcattccaggtgaagctggttgagagaatgccaagagtgcaaagctgtcatcaagtcaaagggtggcactttgaagaatctaaaatatattttgatttgtaatacctttttttggatactattctacaatgtagaaaatagtaaataaagaaaaacccttgaatgagtaggtgccaACTTTTGACACTATACTGTATCGAATTGCTGTTGCCTCAGGACCGCCAACTGAAGATCAAAGACCTGGTCCTGTCCTCTCACGACCGTGCGGTCAGGAACTGCCCCTGGACCATGGGCCTGTGGAAGAACTACCTGCTGGCCCTGGAGAGGCATGGGGCCGACCACCACACTATCTCAGGTAACCAGTGGACCACAGGAGGGTTATGGTAGCAGCACTGATATCTGTCATGCATGGagtggatgtaaacaaatatttCAAGACATTCGTTTAATGTATGTTTCAAGGAAAATAGGTGAACTTGGTTACAGGAGTTTTGCCCATGAGACTGGAATTATGAAGatcctctctttttccctccacaGATGTTTTTGAAAAGGCCCTGAATGCTGGTTTCATACAAGCCACAGATTACGTGAATATCTGGGAAGCGTACCTCGATTACCTGAGGCGGCGCGTCGATTTCAGCAAAGGTGAAAGCACCTTAACATTGGGTAATGCAAAGTAACATAAGTAATACCATCTTATTAGTGGAGTCAAGTGTATACATGAAAGAAGTCCTCTATTGATAATGGCATTATGTGTTTCCAGAGTCGAGCAGAGAGCTGGAGGAGCTGCGGGCAGCCTTCACCCGGTCTCTGGACTATATGAAACAGGATGTGGAAGAGAGTAAGTGGACCTGCAGCCTGTGTACTGTTCATCTGTCTTTGTGCGTTTGTGTTGGAGACTCACCACCATGTCTTGCTCCTTTTAAGGGTTTAGTGAAAGTGGAGACCCCTCTTGTACTATCATGCAGGTCTGGGCAAAGATAGAGGTAAGGGTAAAGATTATGACACACTCGTCATGTGTTCACTTGCTTCTATCAGTTCAAAAACACAATCTATACtaattaaaatgtgatttttataCCACCTCTTTCCTCTTTGACCAGGCCTTGCATTGTAAGAACATGCAGAAGGCCAGAGAACTGTGGGACAGCATCATGACAAAAGGGAACGCCAAATTCGCCAACATGTGGTTGGAGTACTATAACCTGGAGAGGTCAGTGAGGTCACTCTTTAGTTGTCACCTATAAACTGTTGATTTAAAGGTTAGAGATATTGATTTATCAGTGACAAATCTGATGCTGATTTTGTGTGATCTTTTCTGATTCTTTGCAGGTCGTACGGAGACGCTCTCCACTGCAGGAAAGCCCTCCACAGGGCAGTCCAGTGTACCTCCGACTACCCAGAGCATGTGTGCGAGGTCCTGCTCACCTTTGAGAGGGTTGAGGGTAAGTCAACGTGATGGAAATGTCATGAATGAGGGGATTCGATTAAGCTGGTCTGGGTTGCACTGGGCTATGGCCCGTCACGTGACCGCAAAGCCGGCGAGGGAGGTGCGAATTTGCCGTACTTTGTGCCTCTTGGTCATATTGTAAAACAAGGCAGCATGATTCATTGTTCAGAAACATCTATTTtccattaaaatatattttagtattttcaaactagttttcattgggaaggtaGAAAGCGTTTTTTTTATCAAAACAATCACTTtagcatgtgaaaacacagaatcctactcattactccacgtACTTAACTTGTCACTTTTGTTTTGCGCCGACTTTGCCGTCGGCCATAGCGTGGCACCCTGGTCAGGCCCGGGAGGCAGCCTGGTTCCAAAATGAATGCAATCACTTTTCACCGGTGCAAACTCTCACCAACTGTGCTCCCGGGTCAGCTTAATCAAATCCCCTCAATAAGTGGACAGGTATCTGGAGTGTCAGTTAATGGGATGGATTGGCTTATTTGTTGAAAACACAACACTGTATTGGTAAACCTTAGTGTGAGAGTAAGGTGACTGTTTCATTGCAGTTTGTTCTGTGTCACCTCCAGGTTCTCTGGAGGACTGGGATGCAGCGGTGCAGAAGACTGAGACACGGCTGAACAGAGTCAATGAGCAGAGGTCCAAGGTAGGACGACACAGCAACACTCAAAACAACACTGCTGCTAGTTATGCCTGTGGacatagtgccttcagaatgtattcataccccttgacttattccacattttgttggggTACAGGCTGAATTCGAAATTGATTTcttttttttcacccatctacacacaatacccccataatgacaaagtaaaaacatgttttgttttttggggggaaatttattgaaaatgaaatacagaaatatctaatttacataagtattcacacccctgggtcaatactttgtagaagcacctttgggagCAATTACAGAtgtaagtctgtaagagctttccacaccttgattgtgaaacatttgcccatttattctttaagccctgtcaaattggttgttgagcaTTGCtagaaaactccccagtccttaacgaatacaagcatacccataacatgatgcagccaccactatgcttgaaaatatggagagtaatgtgttgtattggatttgcctcaaacataacactttgtattcaggacaaaaagttaattgctttgccacattttgttgtgccttgttgcaaacaggatgcatgttttggaatatttttttattgtgtacaggcttccttttcactcaattaatttagtattgtggagtaactacaatgttgttgatccatcttcagttttctcctatcacaaccattaaactcaaactgttttaaagtaaccattggcctcggtgaaatccctgagcagtttccttcctctctggcaactgagttaggaaggacacctgtatcttcgtagtgactgggtgtattgatacaccatccaaagtctaaataataacatcaccatgctcaaagggatattcaatgtttgcgttttttttatatttacccatctaccaataggtgcccttctttgcgagacattggaaaacctccctggtctttgtggttgaatcagtgtttaaaattcactgcttgactgagggaccttacagatacttAATgatatgtgtgaggtacagagatcaggtagtcattcagaaatcatgttaaacacttattgcacacagtgattgcatgcaacttattatgtgacttgttaatcaGTTCAGGATTAAAAATATGTTTTAGGTTTGCCATAAGAGGTTGCAAACTTGACTCTTTTCCATTTTTcttatttgtaaacattttgaaaagctAAATTCCACTtaatggggcattgtgtgtagaccagtgacacaaaacatctcaattttaaattcgggctgtaacacgggtgggcaactccagtcctcgggggcctgactgctgtcacactttttctccatccctagcagaCACAGCTAATTAATCAAaatgcattctaaactgaagatcatgattagttgaatattggattcaggtgtgttagctggggcaaaactgtgacaccaatcaggttCCTGAGGACTGGAACTGTCAGGTTCATAACGCCATCCCTGTCCCTCTCAGGTGACAGCGAAAGAGGCCCATGTGGCtcgacaggaggaggagaagactgaACAGCGGCGGAGGGCCAAGGCAGACAAGAAGAACCAGAAGAAGGGCCAGAAAGGCAGCAGGCCTGGGGACAAGAGGAAGGCAGAGGACAAGGATTACGAGGATGAGTGGGGAGAGGAATCGGGTAAGGAGAAGCATGAAGAtcatacctttatttaacaggaATATTATTGCTTGGTCTCCACTTATGCTAATAAAGTGGCATGTATAGAAGTCATCCTGTGTGTTTGCGCAATCTTTGTGTCACCTCTGCGACAGAGCAACCTCCAAAGAGGCACAGAGGGGAGAGCGACCAAGCCTTCAGGGGGGGAGGCGGTGGTGCTGAGGAGTTCATGGGGACAGAGAGTGGGCTGTTTGGGAGGAGAGCCCCCCCTGGCCGCAGACAGGAACCCCCTGGTGGTAAGAGGGGCCAGCAGGTGGCACCAGCCACCGTATGGAAGACCCAGGAAGATGACCCTGAGCTACGCAAGGATGACTGTAGTGTGTTTATCAGTAACCTGGCCTTCACCATGGACGATCCAGAGAAGAGGCTAAAGAAGTTGTTTGAGCCCTGTGGTCCTGTCCAGTCGGTGCGCCCCGTCTATGCTGCCAAGGGCTTCAGAGGGTACTGCTACGTACAGTTTGAGGGCAAGGCGTCTGTGCTCGAGGCCCTGAAGATGGACCGGCGAGAGGTGGAAGGCAGGCCCATGTTCGTATCACCCTGTGTGGATAAAAACAAGAACCCTGATTTTAAGGTAAGAGACCCACATGTTAGTTTGCATTTAGAGGTGGATAAATGGAATGGTGGTTCACCATGTGGCTAGTAAGTAACTTAATTTCTCTTCCGCTAGGTGTTTAAGTACAACACAAACCTAGAGAAACACAAGATCTTCATCTCGGGCCTGCCCTTTTCCTGCACCAAGGAGCAACTAGAGGAGCTGTGCAAGGATAATGGCACCGTTAAAGACATCCGCTTGGTCACCAACCGCTCAGGCAAACCCAAGGTGAGGCATAACGCTGGGAGGTAGGGTTATTCCTTTCTCTATCCAGATGTTAAGAATAGTTATTTGCTCGAGTCTTATATTGTAATGTGAATAAAACATCCAaactattttatttaactaggcaagtcggttaagaacaaattcttatttacaatgacggcctaccccggccaaaccctaacctggatgacgcgGGGCCAATTGttcactgccctatgggactccaatcacggccagttgtgatacagcctgaaatcgaaccagggtctgtagtgacgcctctagcactgagatgcagtgccttacgaccgctgcgccactctggagccccaactAGGAGTGTGAACATTTTAAACGTTAAAAGGTTTAAATGAAATTGGGATCCTTAACATTAAGAAAAAGCACTAACTGTTTTTTTGTAGATGCAGAAAGTGAACAGTATAGTAGGTCAATTTCCACAGTGTTGAAGCGCAAGGCTCAACTTTTCAGTTGTTTTGGTGTATTAGCTACCACCCGGTGAACAGCATGAAGTGAACCTGTGCACACGCACAGATACTGTGTGACTGAAGTGTTGCATCTCACTCATCGCAATATTCTAACCTGTTCATTGATGATaggccctgctttactgaagttgGGAGTCGATGTGCAAGGAGTTGATTCTCCACTACTACGTCATGAAGTTGGAAAAATAGCAGAGAAAGGCAAGCGACAGCAGCCTCCTGTATCGCAATACTTTGCGAAATTaaatgaaaagaaaatgtaatgtaaacttTGCGAGGTG containing:
- the LOC115164430 gene encoding squamous cell carcinoma antigen recognized by T-cells 3 isoform X3, which translates into the protein MAATGDAEETQLQEMEEEARMENEMDSDEEEGLGIENSDDEIDDSSEDEKENEAEIQRLEEQLSINAFDYNCHVDLIKLLRQEGELPRLRKARQKMSELFPLTEEIWLDWLKDEIHLTEEEAIREKVYELFEMAVKDYICPEIWLEYAQYSIGGMGLPGGMEKVRSIFERALTAVGLHMTKGATVWEAYREFENAILATVQPPPGSVPTREQQELLNAQLERIHTLFRRQLSIPLMDMDGTYAEYEEWSDQGVSDTVSQKYKGALKQMEKSKPYEETLMIAEPPKLAEYQTYIDYEQKEGDPARIQIIFERALSENCLVPDMWAKYTKYLDRQLKIKDLVLSSHDRAVRNCPWTMGLWKNYLLALERHGADHHTISDVFEKALNAGFIQATDYVNIWEAYLDYLRRRVDFSKGESTLTLESSRELEELRAAFTRSLDYMKQDVEERFSESGDPSCTIMQVWAKIEALHCKNMQKARELWDSIMTKGNAKFANMWLEYYNLERSYGDALHCRKALHRAVQCTSDYPEHVCEVLLTFERVEGSLEDWDAAVQKTETRLNRVNEQRSKVTAKEAHVARQEEEKTEQRRRAKADKKNQKKGQKGSRPGDKRKAEDKDYEDEWGEESEQPPKRHRGESDQAFRGGGGGAEEFMGTESGLFGRRAPPGRRQEPPGGKRGQQVAPATVWKTQEDDPELRKDDCSVFISNLAFTMDDPEKRLKKLFEPCGPVQSVRPVYAAKGFRGYCYVQFEGKASVLEALKMDRREVEGRPMFVSPCVDKNKNPDFKVFKYNTNLEKHKIFISGLPFSCTKEQLEELCKDNGTVKDIRLVTNRSGKPKALLY
- the LOC115164430 gene encoding squamous cell carcinoma antigen recognized by T-cells 3 isoform X2 produces the protein MAATGDAEETQLQEMEEEARMENEMDSDEEEGLGIENSDDEIDDSSEDEKENEAEIQRLEEQLSINAFDYNCHVDLIKLLRQEGELPRLRKARQKMSELFPLTEEIWLDWLKDEIHLTEEEAIREKVYELFEMAVKDYICPEIWLEYAQYSIGGMGLPGGMEKVRSIFERALTAVGLHMTKGATVWEAYREFENAILATVQPPPGSVPTREQQELLNAQLERIHTLFRRQLSIPLMDMDGTYAEYEEWSDQGVSDTVSQKYKGALKQMEKSKPYEETLMIAEPPKLAEYQTYIDYEQKEGDPARIQIIFERALSENCLVPDMWAKYTKYLDRQLKIKDLVLSSHDRAVRNCPWTMGLWKNYLLALERHGADHHTISDVFEKALNAGFIQATDYVNIWEAYLDYLRRRVDFSKESSRELEELRAAFTRSLDYMKQDVEERFSESGDPSCTIMQVWAKIEALHCKNMQKARELWDSIMTKGNAKFANMWLEYYNLERSYGDALHCRKALHRAVQCTSDYPEHVCEVLLTFERVEGSLEDWDAAVQKTETRLNRVNEQRSKVTAKEAHVARQEEEKTEQRRRAKADKKNQKKGQKGSRPGDKRKAEDKDYEDEWGEESEQPPKRHRGESDQAFRGGGGGAEEFMGTESGLFGRRAPPGRRQEPPGGKRGQQVAPATVWKTQEDDPELRKDDCSVFISNLAFTMDDPEKRLKKLFEPCGPVQSVRPVYAAKGFRGYCYVQFEGKASVLEALKMDRREVEGRPMFVSPCVDKNKNPDFKVFKYNTNLEKHKIFISGLPFSCTKEQLEELCKDNGTVKDIRLVTNRSGKPKGLAYVEFGDEAQASQAVLKLDGTVLQEHTLSVAISNPPRRNTADKPGFSRPVGAMMPRSMVYGSRGKGRTQLSLLPRSLHRQTGSESKAENGTAPKPTGGESGDAGNEAQAKPLSNSDFAKMLFKK
- the LOC115164430 gene encoding squamous cell carcinoma antigen recognized by T-cells 3 isoform X1 produces the protein MAATGDAEETQLQEMEEEARMENEMDSDEEEGLGIENSDDEIDDSSEDEKENEAEIQRLEEQLSINAFDYNCHVDLIKLLRQEGELPRLRKARQKMSELFPLTEEIWLDWLKDEIHLTEEEAIREKVYELFEMAVKDYICPEIWLEYAQYSIGGMGLPGGMEKVRSIFERALTAVGLHMTKGATVWEAYREFENAILATVQPPPGSVPTREQQELLNAQLERIHTLFRRQLSIPLMDMDGTYAEYEEWSDQGVSDTVSQKYKGALKQMEKSKPYEETLMIAEPPKLAEYQTYIDYEQKEGDPARIQIIFERALSENCLVPDMWAKYTKYLDRQLKIKDLVLSSHDRAVRNCPWTMGLWKNYLLALERHGADHHTISDVFEKALNAGFIQATDYVNIWEAYLDYLRRRVDFSKGESTLTLESSRELEELRAAFTRSLDYMKQDVEERFSESGDPSCTIMQVWAKIEALHCKNMQKARELWDSIMTKGNAKFANMWLEYYNLERSYGDALHCRKALHRAVQCTSDYPEHVCEVLLTFERVEGSLEDWDAAVQKTETRLNRVNEQRSKVTAKEAHVARQEEEKTEQRRRAKADKKNQKKGQKGSRPGDKRKAEDKDYEDEWGEESEQPPKRHRGESDQAFRGGGGGAEEFMGTESGLFGRRAPPGRRQEPPGGKRGQQVAPATVWKTQEDDPELRKDDCSVFISNLAFTMDDPEKRLKKLFEPCGPVQSVRPVYAAKGFRGYCYVQFEGKASVLEALKMDRREVEGRPMFVSPCVDKNKNPDFKVFKYNTNLEKHKIFISGLPFSCTKEQLEELCKDNGTVKDIRLVTNRSGKPKGLAYVEFGDEAQASQAVLKLDGTVLQEHTLSVAISNPPRRNTADKPGFSRPVGAMMPRSMVYGSRGKGRTQLSLLPRSLHRQTGSESKAENGTAPKPTGGESGDAGNEAQAKPLSNSDFAKMLFKK
- the LOC115164430 gene encoding squamous cell carcinoma antigen recognized by T-cells 3 isoform X4: MAVKDYICPEIWLEYAQYSIGGMGLPGGMEKVRSIFERALTAVGLHMTKGATVWEAYREFENAILATVQPPPGSVPTREQQELLNAQLERIHTLFRRQLSIPLMDMDGTYAEYEEWSDQGVSDTVSQKYKGALKQMEKSKPYEETLMIAEPPKLAEYQTYIDYEQKEGDPARIQIIFERALSENCLVPDMWAKYTKYLDRQLKIKDLVLSSHDRAVRNCPWTMGLWKNYLLALERHGADHHTISDVFEKALNAGFIQATDYVNIWEAYLDYLRRRVDFSKGESTLTLESSRELEELRAAFTRSLDYMKQDVEERFSESGDPSCTIMQVWAKIEALHCKNMQKARELWDSIMTKGNAKFANMWLEYYNLERSYGDALHCRKALHRAVQCTSDYPEHVCEVLLTFERVEGSLEDWDAAVQKTETRLNRVNEQRSKVTAKEAHVARQEEEKTEQRRRAKADKKNQKKGQKGSRPGDKRKAEDKDYEDEWGEESEQPPKRHRGESDQAFRGGGGGAEEFMGTESGLFGRRAPPGRRQEPPGGKRGQQVAPATVWKTQEDDPELRKDDCSVFISNLAFTMDDPEKRLKKLFEPCGPVQSVRPVYAAKGFRGYCYVQFEGKASVLEALKMDRREVEGRPMFVSPCVDKNKNPDFKVFKYNTNLEKHKIFISGLPFSCTKEQLEELCKDNGTVKDIRLVTNRSGKPKGLAYVEFGDEAQASQAVLKLDGTVLQEHTLSVAISNPPRRNTADKPGFSRPVGAMMPRSMVYGSRGKGRTQLSLLPRSLHRQTGSESKAENGTAPKPTGGESGDAGNEAQAKPLSNSDFAKMLFKK